In one Arenibacter antarcticus genomic region, the following are encoded:
- a CDS encoding HAD family hydrolase → MDLSKVRMVVTDMDGTLLNTNHEVSSKFFTLFQQLKEKDIIFVAASGRQYNSIVEKLDAIKDDIIVVAENGAYIRKQQKEMLATPLENGTIKEVLDILKDTSGIHTVLCGKENAYIDGESELFRTKLKEYYSEFSIIDDLSTFKGEILKIALYHSVNSEKHIYPLVKHLESKLKVKVSGENWLDLSNMNAHKGYALEQLQRKYGISKEETMVFGDYNNDLEMLTMGHFSFAMANAHPNVIETANFMTSSNDDFGVERVLEQLVLSKTKNASYTNTP, encoded by the coding sequence ATGGATTTATCAAAAGTAAGAATGGTGGTGACAGACATGGATGGCACCTTATTAAATACTAACCATGAAGTAAGCTCTAAATTCTTTACCCTGTTCCAACAATTAAAGGAGAAAGACATAATATTTGTAGCAGCCAGCGGACGCCAATACAATAGTATTGTAGAAAAATTGGATGCCATTAAGGATGATATCATTGTGGTAGCAGAAAATGGCGCTTATATCAGGAAACAGCAGAAGGAAATGCTTGCTACTCCCTTGGAGAATGGAACAATTAAAGAGGTTTTGGATATATTGAAAGATACCTCCGGGATCCATACTGTCCTTTGTGGTAAGGAAAACGCCTATATAGACGGTGAATCTGAATTGTTTCGGACTAAATTAAAGGAGTATTATAGCGAATTCAGCATCATAGATGACCTGTCTACCTTTAAAGGTGAGATTCTAAAGATTGCCCTCTATCATTCTGTAAACTCAGAGAAGCATATATACCCCTTAGTAAAACATTTAGAGAGTAAACTAAAAGTTAAAGTATCTGGAGAAAATTGGTTAGATCTTTCCAATATGAATGCCCATAAAGGATATGCCCTGGAACAATTGCAGCGGAAATATGGGATAAGTAAAGAAGAAACCATGGTTTTTGGCGATTATAACAATGATCTAGAAATGTTGACAATGGGACATTTTAGTTTTGCAATGGCCAATGCTCATCCCAACGTGATTGAAACTGCTAATTTTATGACCAGCAGCAACGACGATTTTGGGGTAGAACGAGTATTGGAACAGCTAGTTTTAAGTAAAACCAAAAACGCCTCCTACACCAATACGCCGTAG
- a CDS encoding DMT family transporter — MPSVKLKNYFHLHFIVFIWGFTAVLGKLITLDALPLVWYRMGIALLLILAYVLLRKFPLKVPPKTLLLLLVAGVVIALHWVTFFMAIKVSNVSVALATMSTGAFFAALLEPMWYGRKMIWYELVFGLVVMLGLYVMFNVETNYLYGIVLALVSAFLSAVFTLINGKLTQTQKPAIISLYELGSGVLLLTIYLAFRGRFVPEFFVLSAADWLYMFILASACTAYAFIASVKVMRFISPYTVMLTTNMEPIYGIFLAFLILGDSEKMNSFFYIGALIILATVVANGILKNRNKLKKTSKEVASL, encoded by the coding sequence ATGCCAAGCGTTAAACTAAAAAACTACTTTCACCTCCATTTTATTGTTTTTATATGGGGCTTTACAGCTGTCTTGGGTAAACTAATCACCTTAGACGCCCTTCCATTGGTCTGGTATAGAATGGGTATCGCCCTTTTATTGATCTTGGCATACGTGCTTCTTCGGAAATTCCCCTTAAAAGTGCCGCCAAAAACCTTGTTATTATTATTGGTTGCAGGGGTAGTGATTGCTCTACACTGGGTTACTTTTTTTATGGCCATAAAGGTGTCTAATGTATCCGTTGCCTTAGCTACTATGTCTACGGGAGCTTTCTTTGCGGCATTGTTGGAACCTATGTGGTACGGTCGTAAGATGATATGGTACGAGCTTGTTTTCGGTTTGGTGGTGATGCTAGGGCTTTATGTGATGTTCAATGTAGAGACTAATTACCTCTATGGTATTGTACTGGCATTGGTTTCAGCATTTTTATCTGCGGTCTTTACCTTGATCAACGGCAAACTTACCCAAACCCAAAAACCCGCTATTATATCCTTGTACGAATTGGGAAGTGGAGTGTTATTGCTCACTATATATCTTGCTTTTAGAGGGAGATTTGTCCCAGAGTTTTTTGTATTATCTGCGGCAGATTGGCTTTATATGTTTATTCTGGCCTCTGCCTGTACCGCATATGCTTTTATTGCATCGGTGAAGGTAATGAGGTTTATTAGTCCCTATACCGTTATGCTGACGACCAATATGGAGCCCATATATGGGATTTTTCTAGCCTTCCTGATTTTGGGAGATAGTGAGAAAATGAATTCCTTTTTTTATATCGGTGCCTTAATTATCCTAGCAACAGTAGTGGCTAACGGTATTTTAAAGAATAGAAACAAATTAAAAAAAACGTCTAAGGAGGTAGCTTCCCTTTAA
- a CDS encoding LptF/LptG family permease: protein MTIIDKYILKRYLVTFFVMLMLFVPIGIMANLAEQIGKMIDNEVPLAEIIMYYWNFTLVIGNLLFPIFLFLSVIFFTSKLANNTEIVAILSSGVSYGRFLRPYMIGATIIALIMFFMNMFIVPPASVGYNEFKFEYLKKGKQDRVTTNIFNQLNETDYIYVSTFDPARQIGYNFTMERFNPDNTLNFKISAANIRWVEKDSVYRLTSYSKRKLVNGTEIMETKKRLDTLFNFKIDDLTPVSYIAETKNMFELNKFIEAQKRKGASNINSYVLVKYKRWSLPIAAFILTIIAVAVSSVKRRGGMGVNLAFGIGVAFIYIFFDKVFGTLAEQSGFSPLLAVIIPNVLFGIIGFYLLKNAKR from the coding sequence CTGACCATAATAGATAAATACATATTAAAACGCTATCTGGTAACCTTTTTTGTGATGTTAATGTTATTTGTGCCGATAGGCATAATGGCAAATTTGGCAGAACAAATTGGAAAGATGATAGACAATGAAGTTCCGTTAGCGGAAATTATCATGTATTACTGGAATTTCACGCTGGTTATTGGAAACTTATTGTTCCCTATCTTTCTTTTTTTATCGGTAATTTTCTTTACGTCCAAATTAGCTAACAATACCGAGATCGTGGCTATATTAAGTTCCGGGGTTTCTTATGGTCGCTTCTTAAGACCTTATATGATAGGGGCTACCATAATTGCGCTTATCATGTTTTTTATGAATATGTTTATTGTACCTCCGGCAAGTGTAGGGTACAACGAATTTAAATTTGAATATTTAAAAAAGGGGAAACAGGATCGGGTTACCACTAATATCTTCAATCAATTAAATGAGACCGATTATATCTACGTGAGTACTTTTGATCCGGCCAGACAAATTGGTTATAATTTTACCATGGAGCGTTTTAACCCGGACAATACACTAAATTTTAAGATATCCGCAGCCAATATTAGGTGGGTGGAAAAGGATAGTGTGTACAGACTTACATCTTACTCCAAACGAAAACTGGTCAATGGTACCGAAATAATGGAGACCAAGAAAAGGTTGGATACCCTTTTTAATTTTAAAATAGACGATCTAACCCCCGTTTCCTACATAGCGGAGACCAAAAATATGTTTGAGTTAAACAAATTTATTGAGGCACAAAAAAGAAAGGGAGCTTCCAATATTAACAGTTATGTATTGGTGAAATATAAGCGATGGTCATTGCCTATTGCGGCCTTTATACTTACCATTATTGCGGTTGCTGTATCCTCCGTAAAAAGACGGGGTGGCATGGGAGTAAACTTGGCTTTTGGAATAGGGGTAGCATTCATCTATATCTTTTTTGATAAGGTATTTGGAACCTTGGCAGAACAGTCGGGCTTTTCCCCCTTATTGGCGGTTATTATCCCCAATGTGTTGTTTGGTATTATTGGTTTTTACTTATTGAAAAATGCCAAGCGTTAA
- a CDS encoding DUF1801 domain-containing protein has product MKSLKVITNPEVALIFNTYPDAVRKKLMNLRNLVLESANNIEEITALEETLKWGEPSYLTKNGSTIRIDWKQHKPEEYAMYFNCSSRLVPTFKLVFKDLFTFEGNRAIIFKMEDTIPQEALKTCISTALTYHKVKQLPVLGL; this is encoded by the coding sequence ATGAAGAGCTTAAAAGTAATAACAAACCCTGAGGTAGCGTTAATTTTCAACACCTATCCCGATGCGGTACGAAAAAAGCTAATGAATTTAAGAAATTTGGTCTTAGAGTCAGCCAACAACATTGAAGAAATAACGGCTTTGGAAGAAACCTTAAAGTGGGGAGAACCAAGCTATCTAACAAAAAATGGCAGCACTATTAGAATAGATTGGAAGCAACATAAACCAGAGGAATATGCCATGTACTTCAACTGTTCTAGCAGATTGGTGCCAACCTTCAAATTGGTTTTCAAAGACCTATTTACTTTCGAAGGAAATAGGGCCATTATTTTTAAAATGGAAGATACTATACCACAAGAAGCATTAAAAACCTGCATTTCTACAGCCTTAACCTATCATAAGGTGAAACAATTACCCGTATTGGGATTATAA
- the tgt gene encoding tRNA guanosine(34) transglycosylase Tgt — translation MKFTLQHSDTRTKARAAELITDHGKIETPIFMPVGTVASVKGVHQKELKEEINPDVILGNTYHLYLRPKTNILQQAGGLHKFMGWDRNILTDSGGYQVYSLSENRKIKEEGVKFKSHIDGSYHVFTPENVMEIQRVIGADIIMAFDECTPYPCDYNYAKRSMHMTHRWLDRCIKHLDKTPLAYDYEQTFFPIVQGSTYKDLRRQSAEYIAGVGAEGNAIGGLSVGEPADEMYAMTEVVCDILPEDKPRYLMGVGTPINILENIALGVDMFDCVMPTRNARNGMLFTAHGTINIKNKKWEDDFSALDEMGTTFVDREYSKAYLRHLFAANEYLGKQIATIHNLGFYMWLVREARKRIIAGDFYEWKTMMVKQMDKRL, via the coding sequence TTGAAATTCACTTTACAGCACTCAGATACTAGAACAAAGGCCAGGGCCGCAGAACTTATTACGGACCACGGTAAAATAGAAACCCCCATATTTATGCCTGTAGGAACAGTTGCATCGGTAAAGGGAGTTCATCAAAAGGAACTTAAGGAAGAGATAAACCCAGATGTAATTCTAGGGAATACCTACCATTTATACCTTAGGCCTAAAACTAATATTTTACAACAGGCAGGGGGACTCCATAAATTTATGGGCTGGGACCGGAATATATTAACCGATAGCGGGGGATACCAAGTGTATTCCTTATCCGAGAACAGGAAGATCAAGGAGGAAGGGGTTAAGTTTAAATCCCATATAGATGGATCCTACCATGTGTTTACCCCAGAGAACGTAATGGAAATCCAAAGGGTGATAGGGGCCGATATTATTATGGCCTTTGATGAATGTACACCTTATCCTTGCGATTATAATTACGCCAAAAGATCTATGCATATGACGCATAGGTGGTTGGATCGATGTATAAAACATCTAGATAAAACCCCTTTAGCCTATGATTATGAGCAGACTTTTTTTCCTATCGTTCAAGGCTCTACCTATAAGGACCTTAGAAGGCAATCTGCTGAGTATATCGCCGGAGTGGGGGCAGAGGGGAATGCTATAGGTGGATTATCTGTAGGGGAGCCCGCAGATGAAATGTACGCTATGACCGAGGTTGTATGCGATATTTTACCTGAGGACAAGCCTAGATATCTTATGGGAGTAGGGACGCCTATCAATATTTTAGAAAATATTGCGTTGGGTGTTGATATGTTTGATTGTGTGATGCCTACTAGAAATGCAAGGAACGGGATGCTATTTACCGCTCATGGCACCATCAATATAAAAAATAAAAAGTGGGAGGACGATTTTTCTGCCTTGGATGAAATGGGTACTACTTTTGTAGATAGAGAGTACTCCAAAGCCTATCTAAGACATTTATTTGCTGCAAACGAATATTTGGGGAAGCAAATTGCTACTATTCACAATCTCGGATTTTATATGTGGTTGGTGCGTGAAGCAAGAAAGCGTATTATAGCAGGAGATTTCTACGAATGGAAAACCATGATGGTAAAACAAATGGATAAAAGATTATAG
- a CDS encoding asparagine synthetase B — protein MDAEGQKNHLKAYGITYWVLAKQQKVHWLLNYRGGSFLLPDGENIRKECQIRGVSYEILSESQTREILDGISSPSQNQEAVVLEKAPKIAVYTPKDNPPWDDAVTMVLAYAEIPYEKVYDEEVLQDQLVLYDWLHLHHEDFTGQYGKFYGAYRAAPWYIEGKLNAESMAQKLGYDKVSEQKGAVAQKIRKYVMGGGFMFAMCSATDSFDIALAAEGVDICEPMFDGDPSDANYQANLDYGNTFAFTNFTLERNPLTYEFSSIDMTRKRSNVPKESDYFSLMEFSAKWDPVPTMLCQNHTSLVKGFMGQTTAFTRNEIKPTVLVLGENKINGEARYIHGIKGKGFFTFYGGHDPEDYQHKVGDPKTELELHPSSPGYRLILNNVLFPAAKKKNQKT, from the coding sequence ATGGATGCCGAGGGTCAAAAAAACCATTTAAAGGCATATGGAATCACGTATTGGGTGTTGGCAAAACAACAAAAAGTGCACTGGTTGCTAAATTATAGAGGTGGTTCATTTTTGCTACCCGATGGGGAGAATATTCGTAAGGAATGCCAAATAAGGGGCGTTTCCTATGAAATACTGTCGGAGTCGCAGACCCGGGAAATATTGGACGGAATTAGTAGTCCCTCCCAGAACCAAGAAGCGGTAGTTTTGGAGAAGGCACCTAAAATTGCGGTTTATACGCCCAAGGATAATCCTCCATGGGATGATGCCGTTACAATGGTGCTTGCCTATGCGGAAATTCCCTATGAAAAGGTGTATGACGAAGAGGTGTTGCAAGACCAACTGGTGCTTTATGATTGGTTGCACCTTCATCATGAAGACTTTACGGGGCAGTACGGGAAATTTTATGGTGCCTATAGGGCTGCCCCATGGTATATTGAGGGGAAGTTGAATGCGGAGTCTATGGCGCAAAAATTAGGATATGATAAGGTTTCCGAACAGAAGGGAGCAGTAGCTCAAAAAATTAGAAAATATGTAATGGGGGGAGGTTTTATGTTTGCCATGTGTTCCGCCACAGATAGTTTTGATATTGCCCTAGCTGCAGAAGGAGTCGATATTTGTGAGCCAATGTTCGATGGAGATCCTTCGGATGCCAACTATCAGGCCAATTTGGATTACGGTAATACTTTTGCATTTACCAATTTCACCTTGGAGCGTAATCCGTTGACTTATGAATTTAGTTCCATAGATATGACTAGGAAACGAAGTAATGTTCCTAAGGAATCTGATTATTTTTCTTTGATGGAGTTCTCTGCAAAATGGGACCCAGTACCTACTATGTTGTGCCAGAACCACACTTCATTAGTCAAGGGGTTTATGGGACAGACCACAGCATTTACCAGAAATGAGATCAAACCAACAGTGTTGGTATTGGGGGAAAATAAAATTAATGGGGAGGCGCGTTATATTCACGGGATTAAAGGGAAGGGCTTCTTTACATTTTATGGGGGGCACGACCCTGAAGATTACCAGCATAAGGTAGGAGATCCAAAAACGGAACTGGAATTGCACCCTTCATCACCAGGATACCGACTTATCTTAAACAATGTACTGTTCCCGGCCGCAAAGAAAAAAAATCAAAAAACCTAA
- the dnaB gene encoding replicative DNA helicase, with protein MEKTNPVIGHRIDKSTIISLEKGKIPPQAVDLEEVVLGAMMIDKKGVDEVIDILHPDVFYKEAHKYIYEAIFKLFENSEPVDLLTVSSQLKKDGRLESAGGDFYLIKLTQKVASSAHIEFHARIILQKFIQRSLIKISNEIIEEAYEDSTDVFDLLDAAESKLYDVTQGNLKRSAETAQNLVIQAKKRIEEIAGKEGLSGIPSGFDKLDKLTSGWQPSDLIIVAARPGMGKTALTLSMARNIAVNSNIGVAFFSLEMSSVQLITRLISSETGLSSEKLRTGRLEKHEWEQLNVKVKSLESAPLFIDDTPSLSIFDLRAKARRLASQHDIKMIVIDYLQLMTAGGTQKGGNREQEISTISRNLKALAKELSIPVIALSQLSRAVETRGGSKRPILSDLRESGAIEQDADIVSFIYRPEYYKIDEWDDEERSPTAGQAEFIVAKHRNGGLENIRLKFIGNLGKFDNLDDFDSPFEFQSKMNAEDDNPFITKGLPNANEAFGSAMNNDSIQDENDVPF; from the coding sequence ATGGAAAAAACGAACCCAGTTATTGGTCATCGGATCGACAAATCTACAATCATTAGCCTTGAGAAGGGAAAAATACCGCCTCAAGCAGTTGATTTAGAGGAGGTTGTATTGGGTGCGATGATGATTGATAAAAAAGGGGTCGATGAGGTGATTGATATATTACATCCCGATGTATTTTATAAGGAAGCCCATAAATACATCTATGAGGCGATATTTAAGCTGTTTGAGAACTCCGAACCGGTGGATTTATTAACCGTTTCCTCACAACTAAAAAAAGACGGACGCCTAGAAAGTGCAGGTGGGGATTTTTACCTCATAAAACTCACTCAAAAGGTGGCTTCATCTGCGCATATTGAATTCCATGCGCGTATTATTCTCCAAAAATTTATACAGCGGAGCCTTATTAAAATCTCCAATGAGATAATTGAAGAGGCATATGAAGATTCTACCGATGTGTTTGATCTTTTGGATGCTGCGGAATCCAAATTATACGATGTTACCCAAGGTAACCTAAAGCGTTCTGCCGAAACGGCCCAGAACTTGGTGATCCAAGCGAAGAAAAGAATAGAGGAAATTGCCGGGAAAGAAGGGTTGAGTGGAATCCCTTCTGGGTTTGATAAATTGGACAAACTTACCTCTGGCTGGCAGCCCAGTGATTTGATCATTGTTGCAGCACGTCCAGGTATGGGTAAAACCGCTCTTACCTTGTCTATGGCTAGAAATATTGCGGTTAATTCCAATATTGGAGTGGCATTCTTCTCCTTGGAGATGTCCTCTGTGCAGTTGATTACTAGGTTGATATCTTCCGAAACTGGATTGTCTTCAGAAAAATTAAGGACCGGTAGGTTGGAAAAACACGAATGGGAACAGTTGAACGTGAAGGTGAAATCTTTGGAATCTGCTCCATTGTTTATAGATGACACCCCTTCCCTTTCTATATTTGACCTTAGGGCAAAGGCAAGACGATTGGCTTCCCAGCACGATATAAAGATGATTGTTATAGATTACCTTCAGCTGATGACAGCAGGAGGCACCCAAAAAGGGGGTAACCGTGAACAGGAAATTTCTACCATTTCCCGAAACTTAAAGGCTCTGGCAAAGGAATTGAGTATTCCAGTAATAGCGCTATCACAGTTGTCTCGAGCAGTGGAAACTAGGGGAGGGAGTAAACGTCCTATTCTTTCGGATTTAAGGGAATCTGGAGCTATTGAACAGGATGCGGATATCGTTTCCTTTATCTATAGGCCAGAATATTATAAGATTGATGAGTGGGACGATGAGGAACGCTCCCCAACAGCAGGTCAGGCGGAATTCATTGTTGCAAAACACAGGAATGGTGGCTTGGAGAATATCAGATTGAAGTTTATTGGTAATTTAGGTAAATTTGATAACTTGGATGATTTTGATTCTCCCTTCGAATTTCAGTCCAAAATGAATGCAGAAGATGATAATCCATTTATAACCAAAGGATTGCCCAATGCTAATGAGGCTTTCGGTAGTGCAATGAACAACGATTCCATACAAGACGAAAACGATGTGCCGTTTTAA
- a CDS encoding acetyl-CoA carboxylase carboxyltransferase subunit alpha translates to MEYLDFELPIKELEDQFDKCMIIGEESEVDVSETCKQIQKKLTDTRKEIYKNLTAWQRVQLSRHPNRPYTLDYIRAICGETFLELHGDRNVKDDKAMIGGLGKIGDQTYMFVGQQKGYNTKTRQFRNFGMANPEGYRKALRLMKSAEKFGVPVVCLIDTPGAYPGIEAEERGQGEAIARNILEMTRLKVPIIVVIIGEGASGGALGIGVGDRVLMLENTWYSVISPESCSSILWRSWEYKEQAAEALKLTAIDMKKMKLIDEIVKEPVGGAHSNREKTFEIVKNKITSHFEELKKLSPKELVDNRMDKYANMGVFNE, encoded by the coding sequence ATGGAGTATTTAGATTTTGAACTTCCCATTAAGGAGCTCGAAGATCAGTTTGATAAGTGCATGATAATCGGTGAGGAAAGTGAAGTTGATGTTTCGGAAACCTGTAAGCAGATACAGAAAAAATTGACTGATACTCGAAAGGAAATATATAAGAACCTTACTGCTTGGCAACGAGTGCAATTATCCAGGCATCCCAATAGGCCATATACCCTAGATTATATTAGGGCTATCTGTGGCGAAACATTTTTGGAATTGCATGGAGATCGCAACGTAAAGGATGATAAGGCCATGATTGGTGGTCTTGGTAAAATTGGCGATCAAACGTATATGTTTGTTGGGCAACAAAAAGGCTATAATACCAAAACAAGGCAGTTCCGTAATTTCGGAATGGCGAACCCTGAAGGATATAGAAAAGCCTTGAGGCTCATGAAATCGGCGGAGAAATTTGGTGTTCCAGTGGTCTGTTTAATAGATACTCCTGGTGCCTATCCCGGTATAGAAGCCGAAGAAAGGGGACAAGGGGAGGCCATTGCAAGGAATATTTTGGAAATGACCCGTTTAAAAGTGCCGATTATTGTTGTCATTATAGGTGAGGGAGCCTCTGGTGGTGCCTTGGGAATAGGTGTAGGGGATAGGGTATTGATGTTGGAAAACACATGGTACTCCGTTATTTCTCCGGAATCTTGTTCCTCCATTCTGTGGAGAAGCTGGGAATACAAGGAGCAAGCGGCAGAAGCCTTAAAACTTACGGCAATCGACATGAAGAAAATGAAATTGATCGATGAGATTGTAAAGGAACCTGTAGGTGGAGCGCATTCTAACCGCGAAAAGACTTTCGAAATCGTAAAAAATAAAATTACTTCCCATTTCGAGGAATTAAAAAAGTTATCACCAAAAGAACTGGTAGATAATCGAATGGATAAATATGCCAACATGGGTGTATTCAACGAATAG